A single region of the Agromyces sp. Leaf222 genome encodes:
- a CDS encoding glycoside hydrolase N-terminal domain-containing protein has protein sequence MRGVTAAGLAALLAIPISAAATVPAATAAEPEPHARISGAPDVVWFDEPLATTGDQQRNWEQRALPIGNGALGAVVYGGVTDERIQFNEKSLWSGGPGAQGGYDYGNWTDGRGPETIQQARDLIAASPTGGVAPTDIANLLGQPKRNFGSYQTFGDLNLTMTGIGSTTEYRRQLDIGDSLVTTSFTADGVDYTREYFASAADDVVVVRLAADEPGRIGFTAQVALPGGRSNVVHTAQDGRLTTSGTLSNNGLRFESQLAVDTDGGTVADNGNGTVTVTGANEVTLVLGAATDFAMDFADDYRSGVNPHVPVTAAVDAATERSYDELLERHQDDYRSLFDRVGLDLGGAELPDIPTDELLAAYRGTVDAESARALETLYFQYGRYLLISSSRAGSLPANLQGVWNRVNNPPWDADYHVNINLQMNYWPAETTNLSETADPFFDYVESMVPAGTVTASEMYGADGWVVGNETNPYGFTGLHNYAYSFWQPDAAAWLSQHFWQRYLFTQDEDFLRERAYPMLKSVSEFWIDFLVKDADGSYVVTPSYSPEQGDFTVGASISQQIVTEVLTSAAAAAELVGEDDAEYLAQLGDKLDHVYPGLAIGSWGQLKEWKVEQALDNPGNQHRHVSHLYALFPGSAVSPAETPELAAAARTSLEGRGDGGTGWSKAWKINFWARLLDGDRAHKLLGEQLKGSTLDNLWDDHPPFQIDGNFGATSGVAEMLLQSQAGRIDVLPALPSAWPDGSYSGLKARGDVEVGATWQDGSVREITLEPAQDGELRVANQIFKPGFFSLKDGDGTIIEPTLDGGVAVFEGEAGEVYTITAEVALAVSAPASAVSGQEIPVVVRVEAIGTEPVTGASVAVGVPSDTAPGIPAWSAAPATVDFGPIAAGASAEQTVTVRVGAGNASRQSPITATLTRDGSSISTTTVVDVKPPTPCPVPDPANALVAWNLGGDADGDASPYDRDWRIQGTLPSLAEGPTGTAQRLSSAGYLTSVAPFALGYLEESTFAAEFKIDPGQSSHRRLFDHRAANSDSDGILIDLTPSNNVRIITAGVGTTTTAVVPTGRWFSLAVTFTTGGLITVYVDGAQAATATISGYQAANACTSRTLHIGANRDGGERQSGGVDRLAIFARALTAAEVGRWQELAFPPTQPMLEVTATAAARCVAGKVVSTVTVTNEDDVPIDVSVETAFGTRSFTAVAPGKNAFHGFTTRAASIAAGEATIGLTATVDGEEVSQSVVAPYPAHSC, from the coding sequence ATGCGCGGCGTGACCGCCGCAGGGCTGGCCGCCCTGCTGGCGATCCCCATCTCCGCTGCGGCAACCGTGCCCGCGGCGACGGCGGCGGAACCCGAGCCGCACGCGCGCATCTCCGGCGCGCCGGACGTCGTGTGGTTCGACGAGCCGCTCGCGACGACCGGTGACCAGCAGCGCAACTGGGAGCAGCGAGCGCTGCCGATCGGCAACGGCGCGCTCGGCGCCGTGGTCTACGGCGGCGTCACCGACGAGCGCATCCAGTTCAACGAGAAGTCCCTGTGGTCGGGCGGACCCGGAGCACAGGGCGGCTACGACTACGGCAACTGGACCGACGGTCGCGGACCCGAGACGATCCAGCAGGCGCGCGACCTGATCGCCGCCTCGCCGACGGGAGGGGTCGCCCCCACCGACATCGCGAACCTGCTCGGCCAGCCGAAGCGCAACTTCGGTTCGTACCAGACGTTCGGGGACCTGAACCTCACGATGACGGGCATCGGCTCGACGACCGAGTACCGACGGCAACTCGACATCGGCGACTCGCTCGTCACGACGAGCTTCACCGCCGACGGTGTCGACTACACGCGCGAGTACTTCGCGTCGGCGGCCGACGACGTCGTCGTGGTCCGCCTGGCCGCGGACGAGCCGGGCCGGATCGGCTTCACCGCGCAGGTCGCCCTCCCGGGCGGGCGCAGCAACGTCGTGCACACCGCCCAGGACGGGCGCCTCACGACCTCGGGCACGCTCTCCAACAACGGCCTCCGATTCGAGTCGCAGCTCGCCGTCGACACCGACGGCGGAACCGTGGCGGACAACGGGAACGGCACGGTCACGGTCACGGGGGCGAACGAGGTCACGCTCGTGCTCGGCGCCGCGACCGATTTCGCGATGGACTTCGCCGACGACTACCGCAGCGGCGTGAACCCGCATGTGCCGGTCACGGCCGCCGTCGACGCCGCGACCGAACGCTCGTACGACGAGCTCCTCGAGCGGCATCAGGACGACTACCGGTCGCTCTTCGATCGCGTCGGGCTCGACCTCGGTGGAGCCGAGCTCCCCGACATCCCCACCGACGAACTGCTCGCCGCCTACCGCGGCACGGTGGACGCCGAGAGCGCCCGCGCACTCGAGACGCTGTACTTCCAGTACGGCCGCTACCTGCTCATCTCGTCGTCACGGGCGGGCTCGCTCCCCGCGAACCTGCAGGGCGTGTGGAACCGGGTCAACAATCCCCCGTGGGACGCCGACTACCACGTCAACATCAACCTCCAGATGAACTACTGGCCGGCTGAGACGACGAACCTCTCCGAAACGGCGGATCCGTTCTTCGACTACGTCGAGTCGATGGTGCCCGCCGGCACCGTCACGGCGAGCGAGATGTACGGCGCCGACGGCTGGGTCGTCGGCAACGAGACGAACCCCTACGGGTTCACGGGCCTCCACAACTACGCGTACTCGTTCTGGCAGCCGGATGCGGCCGCCTGGCTCTCGCAGCACTTCTGGCAGCGCTACCTGTTCACGCAGGACGAGGACTTCCTGCGCGAGCGCGCCTACCCGATGCTGAAGTCGGTGTCGGAGTTCTGGATCGACTTCCTCGTGAAGGATGCCGACGGCAGCTACGTCGTCACCCCGAGCTACTCCCCCGAGCAGGGCGACTTCACGGTCGGAGCCTCGATCTCGCAGCAGATCGTGACCGAGGTGCTCACCTCGGCCGCGGCTGCAGCCGAGCTCGTCGGCGAGGACGACGCCGAGTACCTCGCGCAGCTCGGCGACAAGCTCGACCATGTCTACCCCGGCCTCGCGATCGGCTCGTGGGGGCAGCTCAAGGAGTGGAAGGTCGAGCAGGCCCTCGACAACCCCGGCAACCAGCACCGGCACGTGTCGCACCTGTACGCGCTCTTCCCGGGCTCGGCCGTCTCGCCCGCCGAGACGCCCGAACTCGCCGCGGCGGCCCGCACGTCGCTCGAGGGCCGAGGCGATGGCGGCACCGGATGGTCCAAGGCCTGGAAGATCAACTTCTGGGCACGCCTGCTCGACGGCGACCGTGCGCACAAGCTGCTCGGCGAGCAGCTGAAGGGCTCGACGCTCGACAATCTCTGGGACGACCATCCGCCGTTCCAGATCGACGGCAACTTCGGTGCGACCTCGGGTGTCGCGGAGATGCTGCTGCAGAGCCAGGCCGGACGCATCGACGTGCTGCCCGCGCTGCCGTCGGCGTGGCCCGACGGCTCGTACTCGGGGCTGAAGGCCCGTGGCGACGTCGAGGTCGGCGCAACCTGGCAGGACGGGTCGGTTCGCGAGATCACGCTCGAACCGGCGCAGGACGGGGAGCTGCGGGTCGCGAACCAGATCTTCAAGCCCGGCTTCTTCAGCCTGAAGGACGGCGACGGCACGATCATCGAGCCGACGCTCGACGGCGGCGTCGCCGTCTTCGAGGGCGAGGCGGGCGAGGTCTACACGATCACCGCGGAGGTCGCGCTGGCGGTCAGCGCACCGGCATCCGCCGTGAGCGGCCAGGAGATCCCGGTCGTCGTGCGCGTCGAGGCCATCGGCACGGAACCCGTCACGGGTGCGAGCGTCGCGGTGGGCGTGCCGTCGGACACGGCGCCCGGGATCCCCGCGTGGTCGGCGGCGCCGGCCACGGTGGACTTCGGGCCCATCGCCGCCGGGGCGTCCGCAGAGCAGACGGTCACCGTCAGGGTCGGCGCCGGCAACGCCTCGAGGCAGTCGCCGATCACGGCGACGCTCACCCGCGACGGCTCGTCGATCTCGACGACGACGGTCGTCGACGTGAAGCCGCCGACTCCATGCCCGGTGCCAGACCCCGCGAACGCCCTCGTCGCGTGGAACCTCGGTGGCGATGCCGACGGCGACGCCTCGCCGTACGATCGCGACTGGCGGATCCAGGGCACCCTGCCATCGCTGGCGGAGGGTCCGACCGGCACTGCGCAACGCCTGAGCAGCGCCGGGTACCTCACGAGCGTCGCGCCGTTCGCGCTCGGCTACCTCGAGGAATCCACCTTCGCGGCGGAGTTCAAGATCGATCCGGGCCAGTCGAGCCACCGACGATTGTTCGACCACCGGGCCGCGAACAGCGACTCCGACGGCATCCTGATCGACCTGACCCCGTCGAACAACGTGCGGATCATCACGGCCGGCGTCGGCACGACGACGACGGCGGTGGTTCCGACCGGGCGGTGGTTCTCGCTCGCGGTGACGTTCACGACGGGCGGCCTCATCACGGTCTACGTCGACGGGGCGCAGGCCGCCACGGCGACGATCAGCGGTTACCAGGCGGCCAACGCCTGCACGTCGCGGACGCTCCACATCGGCGCGAACCGCGACGGCGGCGAACGGCAGTCGGGCGGCGTCGACCGGCTCGCGATCTTCGCTCGCGCCCTCACCGCCGCCGAGGTCGGTCGTTGGCAGGAGCTGGCGTTCCCGCCGACCCAGCCGATGCTCGAGGTGACGGCCACGGCCGCCGCGCGCTGCGTGGCCGGCAAGGTCGTCTCCACCGTCACCGTGACGAACGAGGACGACGTGCCCATCGACGTCTCCGTCGAGACCGCCTTCGGCACCCGGTCGTTCACCGCGGTCGCTCCGGGCAAGAACGCGTTCCACGGCTTCACGACCCGTGCCGCGAGCATCGCCGCCGGCGAGGCGACCATCGGCCTCACCGCGACGGTCGACGGCGAGGAGGTGAGCCAGAGCGTCGTGGCGCCCTACCCGGCCCACAGCTGTTGA
- a CDS encoding enolase C-terminal domain-like protein, whose translation MGAAFSYLTSEIRFGSPSRLDGADASSRDSVCSAAYLTISDDATDGREGHGFVPTAGGGADVQLAAIDAAMAIVEQQDLDTLLADMGATWRALVDHSQRGWLAPDGGVAHRAAGAVVNALWDLKAKRAGVPLWRLLAAMRPAELVGLIDFRYLSDALAPQEALAILDGAEAHRFERERRLLAEGYPAAAAWPGALRCSDEHLERLCRQALASGFTQVKLEVGASLADDLRRLAIAREVCGPDIAIAVDAGHRWGVDQAVAWISALSAFDLHWVEDPTSPVDLLGHAAIAHAITPVPIATGEHALSPVMVKQLLQLNAIGYLQIDGTAVNENIATLLLAAGTGVPVCSRAGGAGLSEVVQHLAMFDFVAVSGSMEGRAIEYVDRHHEHFVTPAQVHGGRYRAPFAPGSGAEMLPASLLDHMWPILSALDGVA comes from the coding sequence ATGGGCGCAGCATTCTCTTATCTCACGAGTGAAATACGTTTCGGCTCCCCCTCTCGGCTCGACGGCGCAGATGCCTCGAGCCGCGATTCCGTCTGCTCGGCGGCCTACCTGACCATCAGCGACGATGCGACCGACGGGCGCGAAGGGCACGGGTTCGTCCCGACCGCCGGCGGAGGCGCCGACGTGCAACTCGCGGCGATCGACGCGGCGATGGCGATCGTCGAGCAGCAGGATCTCGACACGCTCCTCGCCGACATGGGCGCCACCTGGCGGGCGCTCGTCGACCACTCCCAGCGAGGATGGCTCGCGCCCGACGGCGGTGTCGCGCATCGCGCCGCGGGTGCCGTGGTGAATGCGCTGTGGGACCTCAAGGCGAAGCGGGCCGGCGTGCCGCTCTGGAGGCTGCTCGCCGCGATGCGCCCGGCGGAGCTCGTCGGCCTCATCGACTTCCGCTACCTGTCGGACGCGCTCGCGCCGCAAGAGGCGCTGGCGATCCTCGATGGGGCGGAGGCGCACCGATTCGAACGCGAGCGCCGGTTGCTCGCGGAGGGCTACCCGGCCGCCGCGGCCTGGCCCGGCGCACTCCGGTGCTCCGACGAGCATCTCGAGCGGCTCTGCCGTCAGGCGCTCGCGAGCGGGTTCACGCAGGTCAAGCTCGAGGTCGGTGCGAGCCTCGCCGACGACCTGCGCCGGCTCGCGATCGCGAGGGAGGTCTGCGGTCCCGACATCGCGATCGCCGTCGACGCGGGCCATCGCTGGGGCGTCGACCAGGCCGTCGCGTGGATCTCCGCGCTGAGCGCCTTCGACCTGCACTGGGTCGAGGACCCCACGAGTCCCGTCGACCTGCTCGGGCATGCGGCCATCGCGCACGCCATCACGCCGGTGCCGATCGCCACGGGTGAGCACGCGCTCAGCCCGGTCATGGTCAAGCAGTTGCTGCAGCTCAACGCCATCGGCTACCTCCAGATCGACGGCACCGCCGTCAACGAGAACATCGCCACGCTCCTCCTCGCCGCCGGAACCGGGGTGCCGGTCTGCTCGCGCGCCGGCGGCGCCGGCCTGTCCGAAGTCGTCCAGCACCTCGCGATGTTCGACTTCGTGGCCGTGTCCGGGTCGATGGAGGGGCGCGCGATCGAGTACGTCGACCGGCACCACGAGCACTTCGTGACGCCGGCGCAGGTGCACGGCGGTCGGTACCGGGCGCCGTTCGCCCCGGGCTCGGGGGCGGAGATGCTCCCGGCCAGCCTCCTCGACCACATGTGGCCGATCCTCTCCGCCCTCGACGGCGTGGCCTGA